In Candidatus Moanabacter tarae, the genomic stretch GGGCAGCCAAAATAACATTATTCAAGGCATCAATTTCTGGAATTAGATAGTAGGCTTGAAAGACCATACCGATAGTATCGGCTCTAATGACCGCTCGCTGTGATGGACTCATCTCTTGGATTTCTTTTCCCCGCCACCAAACAGACCCCGAATCCGCCATTTCCAGACCGGCTAAGATATTAAGGAATGTTGTCTTCCCACTGCCCGACTCTCCTGTGATGCTGATACTTTCACCTTTCCATATTTTCAGGTCGATGGAATGCAATACCTCTACCGTCTTTCCTCCAAGGACGAACGATTTCCCCAAACCATTAACCTGAATTACTGGGCTCATTCAATTCTAAGAGCATCAGCCACATTCAACCTAGTTGCCCGCCAGGCAGGAATCAATCCTGCCACAGTAGTCAGGACGAGAGTACTGCAAGAGATTACGATGAAGTCGAACTTCGCATAATGAACTGGAAGTTCGGAAAACTGATAAAATTGAATAAGTACTTCTTCGCTACGCAAGGCCCCTGCAATCCAGTGGATGATGATGCCTCGATAGTGTAAAAAGACTAGGGCAAAGGCTATTCCAAACCCAGTTCCCAAGCCTCCAATTAGGAATCCTTGAAAACAGAAGCAGGCAATGAGGTGTCTCGGTTTCCCACCTAGAGCACCCAGAAGCCCAATTTCTCGGGTCTTACGTGTTACGGTTAGCAGCTGCGCGTTGGCGATGGCAAATGCAGCTACGACAATGATTGGAATCATCAGAAAAAACATCATTACTTTTTCCAATTTTAGCACCCAAAGGAGATTCTCATACATTTCCATCCAGGTGAGGACTTGGTTTTCAGGTGACAGCTCTGCCCTCAATCGTTCTGCCACCTCGCTTTCCTTCTCTCCGGGGTGGAGAGCTATCGAGATTCCATGAATCCCCCGCCCCAGGTTATAAAGGTCTTGCATCAAGCGGAGAGTACCAAGAATCGTGTTACTGTCGGTTTCGTGCCACCCAGTCTCGTAAATTCCAGCAACCCTGAGCTCAACCGGCAAGAGAACTTCATCTTGCTTGAGTCTTTCTAACATTAGCGGTGTGTAGACTTCAACCATCGATCCCAGCTCAACACCAATCGATGCAGCAAGGGAGCGGCTCAGAAACAGGGAATCGTCATCCAAATCCGCTACACTGCCGACAATAAGGAATTCTTCAATTGGAACGATCTCTCCTTCCTGTTTGGGATCGATCCCTCTTAGAAATGGAAACTTTGGCCGATTGTGAAAGGTCAGCATCACAACTCCTTGGGCATAAGGGGCTGCCGCCTTAACCGCGGAATCCTTTCGGATCATTTCTAGCAATGGTTCATAGGTCGAAATCACCTTTCCCGTTTCGATCCTAATATTCCCGTTGATTTCGACGATTTTCTCACGATAGGTCATTCCAAACCCACCCATAACACTCTGTACCACCACGAGAATCCAAACTCCAAGCATGACCCCGCTGACCGAGATCACAAAAAAGAAAGAAACCCTCTTCCCCGCAGGGGAAAGCTGCCGCAATGCCCAGTATATGTACCAAGGCATTCCTCAGTCCCGATCGGGCCGTAACGAAGGAAACAAGATGGTATCTCGAATATTTGGCGCTCCTGTCAAAATGATGCAGAGTCGATCGATTCCCAAACCCATTCCACCTGCCGGGGGCATACCATGTTCCAGGGCTGCAATAAAATCGAGGTCTAATTTTTGCGAATTTTCGCCTACCTGAGCACGAAACATTTCCAATTGGGCAAATGGGTCATTTTGTTCAGAAAAAGCAGGAGCGAGTTCCTGCCCTCCAACACAAAGTTCGAAGACTTCAACCGTTTCCGGATCCTCCTCACTTATTTTGGCAAGTGGCTCTAGTTCTTTTGGAACATGCGTGACAAATGTGGGTTGAATGAGTTCTGGTTCAATCACTTTCTCGAACACATCATTTGTAATATCAACATCATCCAATTCCGGATTAACTTCTATTCCTAGGTCACTGCATTTTCTAATCTTCTCTTCTCTAGGCCGGGAAAACCAATCCGTGTCACCAACCGCCTCTAAGATGAGATCTTTGTACTTTGCTCTCCTCCACTCCCCTTCGAAATTAATTTTCTTTCCATCATGCATCTCGATGTCTGTCCTACCC encodes the following:
- the lolE gene encoding Lipoprotein-releasing system transmembrane protein LolE; the protein is MPWYIYWALRQLSPAGKRVSFFFVISVSGVMLGVWILVVVQSVMGGFGMTYREKIVEINGNIRIETGKVISTYEPLLEMIRKDSAVKAAAPYAQGVVMLTFHNRPKFPFLRGIDPKQEGEIVPIEEFLIVGSVADLDDDSLFLSRSLAASIGVELGSMVEVYTPLMLERLKQDEVLLPVELRVAGIYETGWHETDSNTILGTLRLMQDLYNLGRGIHGISIALHPGEKESEVAERLRAELSPENQVLTWMEMYENLLWVLKLEKVMMFFLMIPIIVVAAFAIANAQLLTVTRKTREIGLLGALGGKPRHLIACFCFQGFLIGGLGTGFGIAFALVFLHYRGIIIHWIAGALRSEEVLIQFYQFSELPVHYAKFDFIVISCSTLVLTTVAGLIPAWRATRLNVADALRIE